Proteins from a single region of Mycoplasma leachii PG50:
- the dnaA gene encoding chromosomal replication initiator protein DnaA, with product MNINDILKELKLSLITNRNIDESIYNDYIKTINIYKKDLSDYVVVVKSQFGLLAIKQFRPTIENEIKRILKEPVNISFTYEQEYKKQLEKTELINKDHSSIISRKVKKINENTFENFVIGSSNEQAFIAVQTVSKSPGVSYNPLFIYGESGMGKTHLLKAAKNYIESNFSDLKVSYMSGDEFARKAVDILQKTHKEIEQFKNEVCQNDVLIIDDVQFLSYKEKTNEIFFTIFNNFIENDKQLFFSSDKSPELLNGFDNRLITRFNMGLGIAIQKLDNKTAIAIIKKEIKNQNIKSEVTSEAINFISNYYSDDVRKIKGSVSRLNFWSQQNPEEKTITIEIISDLFRDIPTSKLGILNVKKIKEVVSEKYGISVNAIDGKARSKLIVTARHIAMYLTKEILNHTLAQIGEEFGGRDHTTVINAERKIEAMLKKDKQLKKTVDILKNKILTK from the coding sequence ATGAACATAAACGATATTTTAAAAGAACTCAAACTAAGTTTAATAACAAATAGAAATATTGATGAATCTATATATAACGACTATATAAAAACAATTAATATTTATAAAAAAGATTTATCTGATTATGTTGTTGTTGTTAAATCACAATTTGGCTTATTAGCTATAAAACAATTTCGTCCAACTATTGAAAATGAGATAAAAAGAATTTTAAAAGAGCCAGTAAATATTAGTTTTACATATGAACAAGAATATAAAAAACAACTAGAAAAAACTGAATTAATAAATAAAGATCATTCAAGTATTATTAGTAGAAAAGTTAAAAAAATAAATGAAAATACATTTGAAAATTTTGTAATTGGTTCAAGTAACGAACAAGCTTTTATAGCAGTTCAAACAGTGAGTAAAAGTCCTGGAGTTTCTTATAATCCTCTATTTATTTATGGTGAATCTGGAATGGGAAAAACTCATTTATTAAAAGCTGCAAAAAACTATATTGAATCTAATTTTTCTGATTTAAAAGTTAGTTATATGAGTGGTGATGAGTTTGCTAGAAAAGCAGTTGATATATTGCAAAAAACTCATAAAGAAATTGAACAATTTAAAAATGAAGTATGTCAAAATGATGTTTTAATTATTGATGATGTTCAATTTTTAAGTTACAAAGAAAAAACTAATGAAATATTTTTTACTATTTTTAATAACTTTATAGAAAATGATAAACAGCTATTTTTTTCAAGTGATAAATCACCTGAATTATTAAATGGTTTTGATAATAGATTAATTACTAGATTTAATATGGGATTAGGTATTGCTATTCAAAAACTAGATAATAAAACAGCAATAGCTATTATTAAAAAAGAAATTAAAAATCAAAATATTAAATCAGAAGTTACTAGTGAAGCAATTAATTTTATTTCTAATTATTATTCAGATGATGTTAGAAAAATTAAGGGAAGTGTTTCAAGACTAAACTTTTGGTCTCAACAAAATCCAGAAGAAAAAACTATTACTATAGAAATAATTTCTGATCTATTTAGAGATATACCTACTTCAAAATTAGGTATTTTAAATGTTAAAAAAATTAAAGAAGTTGTTAGTGAAAAATATGGTATTTCAGTTAATGCAATTGATGGAAAAGCTAGAAGTAAGCTAATTGTAACAGCAAGACATATAGCAATGTATTTAACAAAAGAGATTTTAAATCACACTTTAGCTCAAATTGGAGAAGAATTTGGTGGTAGAGATCACACAACAGTTATTAATGCTGAAAGAAAAATAGAAGCCATGTTAAAAAAAGATAAACAATTAAAAAAGACTGTTGATATTTTAAAGAATAAAATTTTAACAAAATAA
- a CDS encoding DNA polymerase III subunit beta — MNFSINRMILLDNLSKAAKVIDYKNVNPSLSGIYLNVLNDQINVIATSGILSFKSILNNQNSDLEVKQEGKVLLKPKYVLEMLRRLDDQFVVFSMVEENELIIKTDNSDFSVGVLNSEDYPLIGFREKGIEFNLNPKEVKKTIYQVSVSMNENNKKLILTGLNLKLTNNQAIFSTTDSFRISQKILEIQSNNNEDIDITIPFKTALELPKLLDNAENLKIIIVEGYITFIIDNVIFQSNLIDGKFPNVQIAFPTKFETIITVKQKSILKVLSRFDLVADDGLPAIVNIKVNEDKIEFKSFISEVGKYEEDFDNFVIEGNKSLSISFNTRFLIDAIKTLNEDRIELKLINPTKPIVINNVYDEYLKQVILPTFLSN, encoded by the coding sequence ATGAATTTTTCAATAAATAGAATGATTTTATTAGACAATTTATCAAAAGCTGCTAAAGTAATTGATTATAAAAATGTAAATCCAAGCTTATCAGGTATTTATTTAAATGTTTTAAATGATCAAATTAATGTTATTGCTACTAGTGGTATACTTTCTTTTAAAAGTATTTTAAATAATCAAAATTCAGATTTAGAAGTTAAACAAGAAGGTAAAGTTTTATTAAAACCTAAATATGTTTTAGAAATGCTAAGAAGATTAGATGATCAATTTGTAGTATTTTCAATGGTTGAAGAAAATGAATTAATTATTAAAACTGATAATTCAGATTTTAGTGTTGGAGTTTTAAATTCAGAAGATTATCCTTTAATTGGATTTAGAGAAAAAGGAATTGAATTTAATTTAAATCCTAAAGAAGTTAAAAAAACTATTTATCAAGTTTCTGTTTCAATGAATGAAAATAATAAAAAATTAATTCTTACAGGTTTAAATTTAAAACTAACTAATAATCAAGCAATTTTTTCAACAACTGATTCATTTAGAATTAGTCAAAAGATTTTAGAAATTCAAAGTAATAATAATGAAGATATTGATATAACAATTCCTTTTAAAACTGCTTTAGAATTACCTAAATTATTAGATAATGCTGAAAATTTAAAAATTATAATTGTTGAAGGATACATTACTTTTATAATTGATAATGTTATTTTTCAATCTAATTTAATTGATGGAAAATTCCCAAATGTTCAAATTGCTTTTCCAACAAAATTTGAAACTATTATTACAGTAAAACAAAAATCAATTTTAAAAGTTTTATCAAGATTTGATTTAGTAGCAGATGATGGTTTACCAGCAATTGTAAATATTAAAGTTAATGAAGATAAAATCGAATTTAAGAGTTTTATTTCAGAAGTTGGTAAGTATGAAGAAGATTTTGATAATTTTGTAATTGAAGGAAATAAAAGTTTATCAATTAGTTTTAATACAAGATTTTTAATTGATGCGATTAAAACTTTAAATGAAGATAGAATTGAACTAAAACTAATTAATCCAACTAAACCAATTGTGATTAATAATGTTTATGATGAATATTTAAAACAAGTAATTCTTCCAACCTTTTTATCAAATTAA
- the rnmV gene encoding ribonuclease M5, which yields MSKIKQIIIVEGKTDTDKLKSIYGNDLKTIQTKGLSLNKKTLEMIKEFNNKMGVIIFTDPDGAGKKIRQTIIDYLDNKVLNAFIKKDDINKTSKKVGIAEAGDDAIRKALDNLIIYDKNNVSLSWTDYINNDFYLKSNRIVICKYFNFDNNISSKTLFKWLNWMNISVDDIKKIIGE from the coding sequence ATGAGTAAAATTAAACAAATTATAATTGTTGAAGGTAAAACTGATACCGACAAATTAAAAAGCATTTATGGAAATGATTTAAAAACTATTCAAACAAAAGGATTAAGTTTAAATAAAAAAACTTTAGAAATGATTAAAGAATTTAATAATAAAATGGGTGTGATTATTTTTACTGATCCAGATGGAGCTGGTAAAAAAATAAGACAAACTATTATAGATTATTTAGATAATAAAGTTTTAAATGCTTTTATTAAAAAAGATGATATAAATAAAACTAGTAAAAAAGTTGGAATTGCTGAAGCTGGTGATGATGCTATTAGAAAAGCTTTAGATAATTTAATTATTTATGATAAAAATAATGTTTCTTTAAGTTGAACTGATTATATAAATAATGATTTTTATTTAAAATCAAATAGAATAGTTATTTGTAAATATTTTAATTTTGATAATAATATTAGTTCTAAGACTTTGTTTAAATGATTAAATTGAATGAATATCTCAGTTGATGATATTAAAAAAATAATAGGTGAATAA
- the rsmA gene encoding 16S rRNA (adenine(1518)-N(6)/adenine(1519)-N(6))-dimethyltransferase RsmA, translated as MKAKKYYGQNFISDLNLINRIVDVLDQNKNQLIIEIGPGKGALTKELVKRFNKVVVIEIDQDMVEILKAKFDYSNLEIIQTDVLKIDLKQLISKYDYEKISIISNTPYYITSEILFKTLQISDLLTKAVFMLQKEVALRICSNKNENNYNNLSIACQFYSQRNFEFVVNRKMFYPIPKVDSAIISLTFNDIYKKQINDDKKFIEFVRILFNNKRKTILNNLNNIIQNKNKALEYLKISNISSNLRPEQLDIDEYIKLFNLIYTSNF; from the coding sequence ATGAAAGCTAAAAAATACTATGGACAAAACTTTATTTCTGATTTAAATTTAATTAATAGAATTGTTGATGTTTTAGATCAAAACAAAAACCAATTAATTATTGAAATTGGTCCAGGAAAGGGTGCTTTAACTAAAGAATTAGTTAAAAGATTTAATAAAGTTGTAGTTATTGAAATTGATCAAGATATGGTTGAAATTTTAAAAGCTAAATTTGATTATTCTAATTTAGAAATTATTCAAACTGATGTTTTAAAAATTGATTTAAAACAACTAATTAGTAAGTATGATTATGAAAAAATAAGTATTATTTCAAATACACCTTATTATATAACTAGTGAAATTTTATTTAAAACTTTACAAATCAGTGATTTACTTACAAAAGCTGTTTTTATGTTACAAAAAGAAGTTGCCTTAAGAATTTGTAGTAATAAAAATGAAAATAACTACAATAATCTTTCGATTGCTTGTCAGTTTTATAGTCAAAGAAACTTTGAGTTTGTAGTTAATAGGAAAATGTTTTATCCAATTCCTAAAGTTGATTCAGCAATTATTAGTTTAACTTTTAATGATATTTATAAAAAGCAAATTAATGATGATAAAAAGTTTATCGAATTTGTTAGAATTCTTTTTAATAATAAAAGAAAGACTATTTTAAATAACTTAAATAATATTATTCAAAATAAAAATAAAGCATTAGAATATTTAAAAATCTCAAATATTAGTAGTAATTTGAGACCAGAACAACTAGATATAGATGAATATATAAAATTATTTAACCTGATCTATACTAGTAATTTTTAA
- a CDS encoding methyl-accepting chemotaxis protein, producing MINDFQEITLEDLEQNNFKLKENKVKFQFLMRFSLVFSNIFTHIFLFLLIIISGLFFGLRYTYYNYKVDLITNVDKIKPSIPKLKEIYKEALEVVDEVKKETDKNSKDSLINKIDEVRGIVKEITSIAREFDEKSKEVKPKVDEVIKDGNQVTKHLDEVTKEIEKLQKNGSGIVGRISRNVPDDLNVLGTIANEFVGDVNSVKDSVEKIAELAKKISEEGKKITSNVEVIKNEVEYFTGKSKEPLKDIDKIKQIYDKKFPIFEKNNKKLQEIWNKLMGIYNQFTVEETKSDYYNYIIYILIFLIIDSLALLVITYMSMISKTIKKVLLFYIFGLLSFNPIVWVSIIISLFSRPIKNKKNKFS from the coding sequence ATGATTAATGATTTTCAAGAAATAACCTTAGAAGATCTAGAACAAAATAATTTTAAGTTAAAAGAAAATAAAGTTAAATTTCAATTTTTAATGAGATTTTCTCTAGTTTTTTCTAATATTTTTACTCATATTTTTTTATTTTTATTAATTATTATTAGTGGCTTATTTTTTGGGTTACGTTACACTTATTATAATTATAAAGTTGATTTAATTACTAATGTTGATAAGATAAAACCTTCTATTCCTAAATTAAAAGAAATATATAAAGAAGCTCTTGAAGTAGTAGATGAAGTTAAAAAAGAAACAGATAAAAACTCAAAAGATAGTTTAATTAATAAAATAGATGAAGTTAGAGGGATTGTAAAAGAAATTACTAGTATAGCTAGAGAGTTTGATGAAAAGAGTAAAGAAGTTAAACCTAAAGTAGATGAAGTTATAAAAGATGGTAATCAAGTAACTAAGCATTTAGATGAAGTAACTAAAGAAATTGAAAAATTACAAAAAAACGGTAGTGGAATAGTTGGGAGAATCAGCAGAAATGTTCCAGATGATTTAAATGTTCTTGGTACTATTGCAAATGAGTTTGTAGGAGATGTTAATTCTGTTAAAGATTCTGTAGAAAAAATTGCTGAATTAGCTAAAAAAATATCTGAGGAAGGTAAAAAAATAACTTCTAATGTTGAAGTTATTAAAAATGAAGTTGAATACTTTACAGGCAAGAGTAAAGAACCTTTAAAAGATATTGACAAAATAAAACAAATATATGATAAAAAATTTCCTATATTTGAAAAGAATAATAAAAAATTACAAGAAATTTGAAATAAATTAATGGGAATTTATAACCAATTTACAGTAGAAGAAACTAAAAGTGACTATTACAATTATATTATTTACATATTAATATTTTTGATAATTGATTCATTAGCCTTATTAGTAATTACTTATATGTCAATGATAAGTAAAACTATAAAAAAGGTATTATTATTTTACATATTTGGTCTTTTAAGTTTTAATCCTATTGTTTGAGTTTCAATAATAATAAGTTTATTTTCAAGACCAATAAAAAATAAAAAAAATAAGTTTAGTTAA
- a CDS encoding nucleoside deaminase: protein MDDFNNILDLLINESKKTIKHNDIPVSCCIIDSNNNILSLAINSRYKNKDISQHAEINVINNLINKLNNFNLSKYKLITTLEPCMMCYSAIKQVKINTIYYLVESYKFGIKNNYSINDQNLNLIQIKNQKKQTEYIKLLNNFFINKR from the coding sequence ATGGATGATTTTAATAATATATTAGATCTACTAATCAATGAATCTAAAAAAACAATAAAACATAATGATATACCAGTTAGTTGTTGTATTATTGATAGTAATAACAATATTTTAAGTTTAGCTATTAATAGTAGATATAAAAATAAAGACATTTCTCAACATGCTGAAATTAATGTAATAAATAATTTAATTAATAAACTTAATAATTTTAATTTATCTAAATATAAGTTAATTACTACTTTAGAACCTTGTATGATGTGTTATTCAGCAATTAAACAAGTAAAAATAAATACTATTTATTATCTAGTTGAAAGTTATAAATTTGGCATTAAAAACAATTACAGTATAAATGATCAAAATCTTAATTTAATTCAAATAAAAAACCAAAAAAAGCAAACAGAATATATAAAATTACTTAATAATTTTTTTATTAATAAAAGATAA
- the dnaX gene encoding DNA polymerase III subunit gamma/tau: MNTNKQSLYRAYRPKDFSSVAGHNNIKEILEKQIKDNRINHALLFSGQRGTGKTSVARIFAKTINCLNLIGSKACEQCNNCKLANENQLIDIIEIDAASNNGVDEIREIKNSVSTLPINSKYKVYIIDEVHMLTKQAFNALLKTLEEPPVYAIFILATTEFNKIPQTILSRCQIFNFTKIKKNSLKNRLQYIVNQENYQIEKEVLDEIFYLSEGSLRDAINILEQLMLATNNLITIKNLKAIFLIATKQEQLQVIHQSLNNDTNSIISYFQKANDQGMNWDVFALGLIEILKEIIEYKLTNNNEFLNILEEDEVKQFVNIDVNHLFLLSDNLAEAYFKTKAANISFNYLLLSLLKTINSNNKQENIQTINQNTNKKESINSLEEQVAIKQNYVEEFVVNNKKTDKSVDEIFIKPNIKNESINQQEIQSVKKEEIFNNEVEQESNFNELINNYDEQDSDFKFVNINQELELTSKFCKTFSELKSKFNVCVSNSIDSKVKMLSNDDLISIFIQTKYYKDNKKILENLFEELFKEQDNTLINPSQATELFMLIDSKIISFTNEVIIVKTQTKTQSNLINDSMLDEHVLQAIFKWFKKPYIIFAIDKLKWDEIKTIFMDLKSKNRLSGYNLIDQKQLKEKYLTINNKLDEDLINKAKDLFNDDFMIGD, from the coding sequence ATGAATACAAATAAACAATCTTTATATAGGGCTTATAGACCAAAAGATTTTAGTAGCGTTGCTGGACATAACAATATAAAAGAAATTTTAGAAAAGCAAATTAAAGATAATAGAATTAACCATGCTTTATTGTTTTCTGGTCAAAGAGGAACTGGAAAAACAAGTGTTGCTAGAATTTTTGCAAAAACTATTAATTGTTTAAATTTAATTGGTTCAAAAGCTTGTGAACAATGTAATAATTGCAAATTAGCAAATGAAAATCAATTAATTGATATTATTGAAATCGATGCTGCTTCAAATAATGGTGTTGATGAAATTAGAGAAATTAAAAATTCAGTTTCAACTTTACCAATAAATAGTAAATATAAAGTTTATATTATTGATGAAGTTCATATGTTAACAAAACAAGCTTTTAATGCTTTGTTAAAAACTTTAGAAGAACCTCCAGTTTATGCAATTTTTATTTTAGCAACTACTGAATTTAATAAAATCCCTCAAACTATTTTGTCTAGATGTCAAATTTTTAATTTTACAAAAATTAAAAAAAACTCTTTAAAGAATCGTTTGCAATACATAGTAAATCAAGAAAATTATCAGATTGAAAAAGAAGTTTTAGATGAAATATTTTATCTTTCAGAAGGTTCTTTAAGAGATGCAATTAATATTTTAGAACAACTAATGTTAGCTACAAATAATCTAATTACTATAAAAAATTTAAAAGCAATTTTTTTAATTGCAACAAAACAAGAGCAATTGCAAGTGATTCATCAATCATTAAATAATGACACTAATTCTATTATTTCTTATTTTCAAAAAGCAAATGATCAAGGAATGAATTGAGATGTTTTTGCTTTAGGTTTAATTGAAATTTTAAAAGAAATTATTGAGTATAAATTAACTAATAATAATGAGTTTTTAAACATATTAGAAGAAGATGAAGTTAAACAATTTGTCAATATTGATGTTAATCATCTTTTTTTACTATCAGATAATTTAGCTGAAGCTTACTTTAAAACAAAAGCTGCAAACATTAGCTTTAACTACTTATTATTAAGTTTGTTAAAAACTATTAATTCAAACAATAAACAAGAAAATATACAAACAATTAATCAAAATACAAACAAAAAAGAATCTATTAATTCATTAGAAGAACAAGTTGCTATAAAACAAAATTATGTTGAAGAGTTTGTTGTTAATAATAAAAAAACAGATAAGTCTGTTGATGAAATTTTTATTAAACCAAATATTAAAAATGAATCAATAAATCAACAAGAAATCCAATCAGTAAAAAAAGAAGAGATTTTTAATAACGAAGTTGAACAAGAAAGTAATTTTAATGAGTTAATTAATAATTATGATGAACAAGATAGTGATTTTAAATTTGTAAATATTAATCAAGAATTAGAACTAACTAGTAAGTTTTGTAAAACGTTTAGTGAATTAAAATCGAAATTTAATGTTTGTGTTTCTAATTCTATAGATAGTAAAGTTAAAATGCTTTCAAATGATGATTTAATTAGTATTTTTATTCAAACAAAATATTATAAAGACAATAAAAAAATTCTAGAAAATTTATTTGAAGAACTTTTTAAAGAACAAGATAATACTTTAATTAACCCTAGTCAAGCTACTGAATTGTTTATGTTAATAGATAGTAAAATTATTTCTTTTACTAATGAAGTAATTATTGTAAAAACTCAAACTAAAACCCAGTCTAATTTAATTAATGATTCAATGTTAGATGAACATGTTTTACAAGCAATTTTTAAATGATTTAAAAAACCTTATATAATTTTTGCTATTGATAAACTGAAATGAGATGAAATCAAAACTATCTTTATGGATTTAAAAAGTAAAAATAGACTATCTGGATATAATTTAATTGATCAAAAGCAATTAAAAGAAAAATATTTAACAATTAACAATAAACTTGATGAAGATTTAATTAATAAAGCAAAAGATCTTTTTAATGATGATTTTATGATAGGTGATTAA
- the recR gene encoding recombination mediator RecR, whose protein sequence is MPESIFNEIVESIRTNEGLTKKTSERLLVNLLLNKDKLNEFINQLNKVSQLISTCKICGYLSENEKCLVCSLDNRNQNIICIVSTILDAKNIETANKYKGVYHILNGEINLNKNITFDKLNISSIFKRVNDNTEIILALNSTFEGELTANYLYKLLSTKNVKITRLAKGMPMGASLDYMDEFTLQSAFINRKKYGE, encoded by the coding sequence ATGCCAGAAAGTATATTTAATGAAATTGTAGAATCAATTAGAACTAATGAGGGATTAACTAAAAAAACTTCAGAAAGATTATTAGTGAATTTGTTATTAAATAAAGATAAACTTAATGAATTTATTAATCAACTAAATAAAGTTAGCCAACTAATTTCAACTTGTAAAATATGTGGATATTTAAGTGAAAATGAGAAATGTTTAGTATGTAGTTTAGATAATAGAAATCAAAATATAATTTGTATAGTTTCAACAATTTTAGATGCAAAAAACATAGAAACTGCAAATAAGTATAAAGGAGTTTATCATATTTTAAATGGTGAAATTAATCTAAATAAAAACATTACATTTGATAAGTTAAATATTAGTTCTATTTTTAAAAGAGTTAATGACAATACTGAAATTATTTTAGCTTTAAACTCTACTTTTGAAGGCGAACTAACTGCTAATTATTTATATAAACTACTAAGTACTAAAAATGTTAAAATCACAAGATTAGCCAAGGGAATGCCAATGGGGGCTAGTTTAGATTATATGGATGAATTTACTTTACAAAGTGCATTTATTAATAGAAAAAAATATGGAGAATAA
- the tmk gene encoding dTMP kinase: MFITFEGMDGSGKTTALLKVKEELERLNYKVLITREPGGEVIAEQIRQIILDNKNKNMDVWTEALLFIASRNQHLQKVIKPALEKNIIVISDRFIDSTSAYQGSARNIGVDVVNQVQQIVLKNCLPDLTLFFDVSFSEAEKRMQLRGESSKNRLDEEENNFKQKVYQGYLELIKNNPERIKVIDANKDIDQVYNQAIKIILEKLKENEKRTSN; encoded by the coding sequence ATGTTTATTACATTTGAAGGAATGGATGGTAGTGGAAAAACTACTGCTTTACTAAAAGTAAAAGAAGAACTAGAAAGGTTAAATTACAAAGTTTTAATTACAAGAGAACCTGGTGGAGAAGTTATTGCTGAGCAAATTAGACAAATTATTTTAGACAATAAAAATAAAAATATGGATGTATGGACTGAAGCTTTACTTTTTATAGCTTCAAGAAATCAACATTTACAAAAAGTAATAAAACCAGCTTTAGAAAAAAATATTATTGTTATTTCAGATCGCTTTATTGATTCAACTAGTGCTTATCAAGGAAGTGCTAGAAATATTGGTGTTGATGTAGTTAATCAAGTTCAACAAATTGTTTTAAAAAATTGTTTACCTGATTTAACATTATTTTTTGATGTTTCTTTTAGTGAAGCTGAAAAAAGAATGCAACTAAGAGGAGAAAGTTCAAAAAATAGACTAGATGAAGAAGAAAATAATTTTAAGCAAAAAGTTTATCAAGGATATTTAGAACTAATTAAAAATAACCCTGAACGTATTAAAGTAATTGATGCTAATAAAGATATTGATCAAGTTTATAATCAAGCTATAAAAATAATTTTAGAAAAACTTAAAGAAAATGAAAAAAGAACAAGTAATTAG
- a CDS encoding DNA polymerase III subunit delta: MKKEQVISRLKKLIDNNNLFSNIILNCKNEEISLDVVEQIIYYAFSKNLENLDFNKLKEQIKNNTHIDILTIGNNNVVITNQEVLNLINKMSLSATGKQNIKFFIIKNAQNLKLSAANSLLKFLEEPPVNTYGILLTNNYSEIINTIWSRCQLINIDNETQLDNKLNRFEELLISKNKDEILLFNKEMKAMNKIELVKMIDDAYNRTIIYQFANLISCTLEILDDLKFLPLTNIAIDNYLIRIVEQI, from the coding sequence ATGAAAAAAGAACAAGTAATTAGTAGATTAAAAAAACTAATTGATAATAATAATTTATTTTCTAATATTATTTTAAATTGTAAAAATGAAGAAATTAGTTTAGATGTAGTTGAACAAATTATTTATTATGCTTTTAGTAAAAATTTAGAAAATCTTGATTTTAATAAACTAAAAGAACAAATTAAAAATAATACACATATTGACATATTAACAATTGGAAATAATAATGTAGTAATAACAAATCAAGAAGTTTTAAATCTAATTAATAAAATGTCACTATCAGCAACAGGAAAACAAAACATTAAGTTTTTTATAATTAAAAATGCTCAAAATCTTAAATTAAGTGCTGCTAATTCTTTATTAAAATTTTTAGAAGAACCACCAGTTAATACTTATGGAATTTTACTAACTAATAATTATAGTGAAATTATTAATACTATTTGATCACGTTGTCAGTTAATTAATATAGATAATGAAACTCAATTAGATAACAAACTTAACAGATTTGAAGAATTATTAATATCTAAAAATAAAGATGAGATTTTGTTATTTAATAAAGAAATGAAAGCTATGAATAAAATTGAATTAGTTAAAATGATTGATGATGCATATAATAGAACCATTATTTATCAATTTGCTAATTTGATTAGTTGTACTTTAGAAATACTAGATGATTTAAAATTTTTACCACTTACAAACATAGCTATAGATAATTATTTAATTAGAATTGTAGAGCAAATTTAA
- a CDS encoding tRNA1(Val) (adenine(37)-N6)-methyltransferase — MKVLNDLLGYKNRKLYQDNKMFNFTLDSVLVARFCNLNSKKKKICDFGTNNAVIPLILSKYTRAKIIGVEIQHKAVEIAKQNIKLNNLEEQIEIVHTDIKEFSKLHNQEFDLVVCNPPFFKMNGNPKLKEISLEVANARHELLITLEDIIKSASRCLKNGGNFTIVHRSERLSEIINLFYKYNIYPKRLRLIQSKKTDNAKMILLDGTYQGNEGMEILPTLITHNDDETYTDELLKYFHD; from the coding sequence ATGAAAGTTTTAAATGATTTATTAGGATATAAAAATAGAAAATTATATCAAGATAACAAGATGTTTAATTTTACTTTAGATAGTGTGTTAGTGGCTAGGTTTTGTAATTTAAATAGTAAGAAAAAGAAGATTTGTGATTTTGGAACTAATAATGCTGTTATTCCTTTAATTTTATCTAAATATACAAGAGCAAAAATTATTGGAGTTGAAATTCAACATAAAGCAGTTGAAATAGCAAAACAAAATATTAAATTAAATAATCTAGAAGAACAAATTGAAATTGTGCATACTGATATTAAAGAGTTTAGTAAATTACATAATCAAGAATTTGATTTAGTTGTATGTAATCCTCCTTTTTTTAAAATGAATGGTAACCCAAAATTAAAAGAAATTTCTTTAGAAGTTGCTAATGCTAGACATGAATTATTAATTACTTTAGAAGATATTATTAAAAGTGCCTCTAGATGTTTAAAAAATGGTGGTAATTTTACTATAGTTCATAGAAGTGAAAGATTAAGTGAAATCATTAATTTATTTTATAAATACAATATTTATCCAAAAAGACTAAGATTAATTCAATCTAAAAAAACAGATAATGCAAAAATGATTTTACTTGATGGAACATATCAAGGAAATGAAGGAATGGAGATATTACCTACTTTAATTACACATAATGATGATGAAACTTATACTGATGAGTTATTAAAATACTTTCATGATTAA